In Candidatus Binatia bacterium, the sequence CTGGCCGGAGACCGTACGCCATCCTGGCGATTGACGTGAACAACGATGGGCATCCTGACCTCATCGTCGGCTCGGTCGAAGGTCTCGCGGTGCTCCTCGGTGATGGGCACGGCGGGTTCGCGCCGACGCGCCACATTGATGCCGGCATTTCCACCCGCGTCCTGGCCGCCGGTGATTTCAACCGGGACGGCAAGATCGATCTGGCCCTCCTCGACACTGATGGCGAGGACATCGGCATATTCGCGGGCGACGGCGCCGGGGGTTTCGAACCCCTGGTGACCTCCAGAGCGGGGCTCCGACCACGCCGCGTTGTGGCCCACGACTTCACCGGAGACGGCAACCTGGATCTGGGGCTCTTGGACGAAAACGGCTTCTCGATTCTCGTCGGAGACGGAACGGGTCAATTTGAGACCCGCCCGCACATCATCCGAAACGCCAACTTGCGCGCCATTGCGGTCGGCGACTTCAACCGAGACGGCCACAGCGACGTGGCGCTGCTCGACAGCCGGCAGTGTAGTGTAACCGTGCTGTTCGGTGACGGTCACGGTCGGTTTCAGAAAGGCCCGGCATTCGCCATAGGCACCGGCGGCGTGGACTTGCTGGCCGTGAGTGTTGCCGGTGACGGAGTCGTTGATCTGGTCGCCAGCAATCGGTTGACGGACACCGTCACGCTGCTCAAGGGGGACGGCAAGGGGCACTTCACTGGCGCACCGATTCTGGATACGGGCGCCCGTCCCGTGGCCGTGGCGATCGCCGACTTCAACGCCGACCGGCACCTCGACATGGCCATCATCGACCAGGACGCCGACGCCGTGGAGGTGTTCCTCGGTGACGGGCACGCCAACTTCAGCCGTGGACCCGGCATCCGGGTTGGGCGGCAACCCCGCGCCATTGTCACGGCGGACTTCGACGGTGACGGGCGTCCCGACATCGCGGTAGCTGATTCCGCCGCCGATGACGTTGCGGTGCTGCAGGGAGACGGCACCGGCAATTTCGCCTCCCCGCTCTTCATTCCAGTCGGCATGGCCCCAAGCGCCGTCGTGAGTGCGGACTTCGATCACGACGGGCATCCGGATCTCGCCGTCGCCAACACCATATCCGACAGCGTATCCGTACTGTTCGGCGACGGGCGCGGGCGGTTTCCGCGTGTGCAGAACTTTGCCGTCATCCGGCAGCCCACCTTTCTGATGACGGGCTTCATGAACAATGACCACCGCATCGATCTGATCGTCGGCAACCAGCAGGACGAAAAAGTCTCCATCCTGCGTGGCGAGCCCGGAGGTTTGGCCGCCGCAACGGTCGGTGAGATGGGAACGACGGTCCGTCCGCTGGTCTCCGAGGACTTCAACGGTGACGGCCAGATCGACCTCGCCATCGCCGACGAGAGCCATGACCGGATCTCGATCCTGCTCGGAGCCGGCAACAACGCCTTCGGCGAGCCGATTTACTTTCCCGCGGGGCAGCATCCGTTCGCCATCGCGGCGGGTGATTTCAACGAGGACAAGCGCCTCGATCTGGCCGTGATCAATCGGGACTCGCATTCGGTTCTGCTGCTCCTCAACAACAGCAGCCGCAGCCCGGAACGGCCGGTCCCCCCATCGTCGACGCCCGCCGGTATACCGCGACAACCCAAGGATCCGTGGCCGCGCGCGATCCAGGCCTGGTAGCTTTGTCTTTACTTTCCCCTCGGCAGTTGGTCATAATCCGCGGCCCATGGGACTCAACGAGCAAGAGTTTTCCACCGAGGTCCACGCGTCGGTGGCGCAATGCTTCGCGACCATCACGGATTTCGAGAGCTATCCCAACTGGTTCTCGACCATCCAGCAGGCCAAGGTGCTGGACCGCCATCCCAACCGACTGGCGAAGCGCGTGGAATACCACATTGACATGAAGCTCAAGACCGTGCGCTACGTGTTGGAGTACGAGTACGTCAAACCCACGCAGCTCACGTGGAAATCCGTGGACGGGGACATCGAGGCCATCGAAGGGCGTTATCTCTTTGAAAAGCTCGGTCCGTCCTTGAGCCGGGCAACATGCCGGCAAGCCATCACCCTGGGCTTTTGGGTGCCCGGCCCCCTGCGCTCATTGATCGAGCAGCAAGCCTTGAAGCAATCCGTGCTGGAGTTCAAGGCCGCCGCCGAGACGGCGGCGCGGAAGAAGTAACGGACGGCGCATGGCCTATAGCTGAGGGCTCATGGCCTGAATCTGTTGCGATACGCCATAAGCCAAGAGCCATAAGCGGCACGTCA encodes:
- a CDS encoding VCBS repeat-containing protein: MVRHLLAIDGMKQGFSSIACAVAVLMTVLVRAAIAELSFVTRTDFPAGPAPGALQAGRINADALADIIVANENGFSILLASAPGMFSTPLSVRTHLSPGSMAVADFDGDGHLDVAYVSNLEPLVQVQRGDGAGGFGSPQRFEAGRRPYAILAIDVNNDGHPDLIVGSVEGLAVLLGDGHGGFAPTRHIDAGISTRVLAAGDFNRDGKIDLALLDTDGEDIGIFAGDGAGGFEPLVTSRAGLRPRRVVAHDFTGDGNLDLGLLDENGFSILVGDGTGQFETRPHIIRNANLRAIAVGDFNRDGHSDVALLDSRQCSVTVLFGDGHGRFQKGPAFAIGTGGVDLLAVSVAGDGVVDLVASNRLTDTVTLLKGDGKGHFTGAPILDTGARPVAVAIADFNADRHLDMAIIDQDADAVEVFLGDGHANFSRGPGIRVGRQPRAIVTADFDGDGRPDIAVADSAADDVAVLQGDGTGNFASPLFIPVGMAPSAVVSADFDHDGHPDLAVANTISDSVSVLFGDGRGRFPRVQNFAVIRQPTFLMTGFMNNDHRIDLIVGNQQDEKVSILRGEPGGLAAATVGEMGTTVRPLVSEDFNGDGQIDLAIADESHDRISILLGAGNNAFGEPIYFPAGQHPFAIAAGDFNEDKRLDLAVINRDSHSVLLLLNNSSRSPERPVPPSSTPAGIPRQPKDPWPRAIQAW
- a CDS encoding SRPBCC family protein, whose product is MGLNEQEFSTEVHASVAQCFATITDFESYPNWFSTIQQAKVLDRHPNRLAKRVEYHIDMKLKTVRYVLEYEYVKPTQLTWKSVDGDIEAIEGRYLFEKLGPSLSRATCRQAITLGFWVPGPLRSLIEQQALKQSVLEFKAAAETAARKK